The sequence below is a genomic window from Bacteroidales bacterium MB20-C3-3.
ATTGTTTGTTACCTTTAAATTAAAATCACGCAGGGTTTTTAAAGTAAGGTCAATATATGGTTTGCTGGTTGGACTCTCAAGTTCTATTTTGCTTGAATCAACACAGAGCGGTAAAGCCATTAACAGACCGGAAACTAATTGAGATCCTCCCTTGCCGGAGATCTGAATGGTGCCCCCTTTTAACGAGCCGTTAATTCTTCCCGGTAAGTACCCGTTTGCTGTTTCAAAAGAGATTCCAACTTTTTCAAGAATCTCGTCCACACCTGTGTACTCTCTTTTTAACAGGGTCCCCTTTCCGGTAATTGTAATTTTCCTGTTCACTGAGAGGTGTCCTGATATTGGAATCATAAGCTTTGAGAGAAGACCGGATTCGCCTGCATTAAATGTAAGTGGCGATTTTGACTTTGTAAAATTGAGACTTATGGCATTGGAACCTGGACTTTTTATCGTGAGGTGCCCTCTCTTACTTTTATATTTGACCTGAACACCAAACTTCTTCGCCAGTTCTAATGCAGCGTCAGTGTCGTTACATGGGGTGTAACCATAAAGATTAGAGATCCCCTTAGCCATACTTGCCGCAATGATTGCTCTCTGAGCGTGACTTTTAGAAGATGGAGCCTTGATTGAACTTTGAATTGTTCTGTATTTTATTTTGTGAGAGTAGCTCTTTGGATTAACTGCCGCTTTGGCTTCGTCCGCCAGAGGCTGTCCGGGGGCAGTTGCAAGCTCTCCCTTTGGTGCTGCAAATGTAAATGGCGCGCCCAAATTTAGCGAAAGAAGCCGAGTGAATTTTCCGGCATTTCCCATACTGAAAGCGAGTAAACGCTGCTTCTCAAAATGTCTGTAAAGCCTCAGAGTTCTTACTCCCTCCTCTGTAATAATAGCTGTTGTTGCAATTTTTGCAATATCGGCACCATACTCAAAGCATCTTCCGGTAATCTCTAAAAGCCTTTCAAAAGGATCAGTATTTGAAAAGTTATGGTAAGAGAGTATTACCCCAAACCCATTTTCCCGGGCCAGAGTTACGATAGCTTCCCGATACTCTGCAGGGGCATCATACTCAATATCTACATATTTTACAATTTTGCTCTTTTTGACCGGACCATTTCCTTTAATAGCAGCTGTTAATTTATCAAAGCATACCTCTTTAGGTTGTTTCTCCAGCCTGCAAGTTGCAATTAAGCTTGACTCTTTTGAGAATAACTTGCTTATCTCACTAACAGTTAATTCCATCAAATCAAGGCGAATTTCGGACATCTCGGCACGGGAAATTGCTTTGAGAAGAGCCTTGTAATTCAACTTTTGTAAACTAAGACAAATCATTTAACAATCCTTTTAATCGATCAATTGTAATAGGGTAAATAACAGCCTTTCCAATTCCTTCTAAAAGAATCAACTGGATAGCCTCACCATCTTTTTTCTTATCTTTTGTCATCACTTCAGCCAATTCTCTTGGGTGTACAGGGGGAATATAAGGAAGAGCTAAAGAGTCCAGGTCCCGGATTATTTTATCCTCTGCGGATTTTGACAGGAGTCTAAGTTTTGAAGATAGTTTTGCACATAATGCTATTCCTATACTTACCGCCTCTCCGTGTGATATCCCACATTGTTTTTCCAGCGCATGGCCAAAAGTGTGACCAAGATTGAGCAACTTTCTCTCTCCCTTTTCAAAAGGGTCCCTGGCTACAATCTCGCTTTTAATCTCTGTTACCCTTTTAATAAAAGGGAATAGTTCTGAAAATGCTGAAATCTTTTTTAGATAGGGGCTTCCTCCGCTTATTACATCCACAGCATCAAGATAACTGGCTTTATCAGCG
It includes:
- the aroA gene encoding 3-phosphoshikimate 1-carboxyvinyltransferase is translated as MICLSLQKLNYKALLKAISRAEMSEIRLDLMELTVSEISKLFSKESSLIATCRLEKQPKEVCFDKLTAAIKGNGPVKKSKIVKYVDIEYDAPAEYREAIVTLARENGFGVILSYHNFSNTDPFERLLEITGRCFEYGADIAKIATTAIITEEGVRTLRLYRHFEKQRLLAFSMGNAGKFTRLLSLNLGAPFTFAAPKGELATAPGQPLADEAKAAVNPKSYSHKIKYRTIQSSIKAPSSKSHAQRAIIAASMAKGISNLYGYTPCNDTDAALELAKKFGVQVKYKSKRGHLTIKSPGSNAISLNFTKSKSPLTFNAGESGLLSKLMIPISGHLSVNRKITITGKGTLLKREYTGVDEILEKVGISFETANGYLPGRINGSLKGGTIQISGKGGSQLVSGLLMALPLCVDSSKIELESPTSKPYIDLTLKTLRDFNLKVTNNNYTQFVIPGRQRYRKKIFYQIQGDWSSAALLMVGSVISKPVTIKNLEINSLQADEKILDVLKATGVELEVHEGPKYLIMCGDVPCVFRDNPDDEDCCSGKIEIKESKLPLKSFEYDATDSPDLFPPLVVLALNCDGESRIKGVSRLYNKESNRAETLFSEFVKLGADIDIQGDYMIIKGGKLHGGYCNTHGDHRIAMALCIASLNIDEPLYLDNMECISKSYPGFISNFVK